CCGTTTATATTTTGACCGTGGGTAAAGACAACATCTGCCTGAATACCAATTTCGCGGGTGGCGCTATTGGTTACAGTCCATTGAGCTGTAAAGTTTTCAATATGTTGTGGTGAAGTATAGAAGTTTAGCTTAGCAATACGCCCCAATTTATACTTTGAAAATTTGCAAACGGCATCGGTAATTTCTGCCGTGAATGTGGTGGCAGGCGGTAACCCGTTTGCAGGTGAAAACACTAAGGTGTTGTTGTTTTCCCAGCGGTAACTGCCTTCTATATTGGGTGAAAATTTTATGTAATCTTCTTTGAGCCATCCTCCGGCTTGCAAGAGGCTGTCGCTTACCACATCTTTACTAAAGGAGAACGTGAGATTGGTGCGCAATGGAACTTCTTCGGTGCAGTTGGTGGCTATAAGTGTAACTCTGTTTGAGTTGTTGCATGCAGCAATAAAGAGCAGCACAATTGCCGCAAGGGAAGTCGGAAAATTAAGGCGCATAAAATGAAGTTTGAAAGGAAAGCGAATGTAAAACGGAAGGTAAATAATTTTATTTCAGTAACGGTAGTGTGTTTTTTATATGAGGCTGCTTATTAAACAAGTAAAAAGTGGAATGCCGCAAAGGTGCTACATTATGGTTTTCTGTAATACCAAAGCAGGCTTACATTGGCTAATAAAATCATGGCGCCCGCTTGGTGAGCCACGCCCCAAAATACAGGGATTTTTCCGGTGCAATTGAGTACGGTAATGATTCCAATAGCCGCTTGTAAAGTTACAGTAAGCAATAAGCTTTTGATTCCAATTGGCAGTTGATTCCAACTGCTTTTTTTTGCTTCTGCAAATACCATGTAAACAGATAGTACCCAAATGCTGTAGGCTGTAATTCTGTGTGTAAATTGTATAAAAGTTCTTCCCCAAAAATCGGTGGCATTGTATTGGAAAAAGCCACTCCAAGAAACTTTTTCGGTTACAAGTGCCGATGGAAAGAATTCACCCAGCATCAATGGCCAAGTAGGATACGCCAAACCTGCGCGCATACCGCTTAAAATACCGCCTAATACAATTTGGATAAATACCAAAACGGTAAGCAGTATGGTAAGGTTTTTAGTTGAATTACTTAGTTGATATAATGCAGCTTTGTTTCGATTCTGCACATATATTGCTAACCAAACCAAGTATGCAAAAAGACTGAGTGCCAGCAATAAATGAATGCTTAAATGTATGGGTGGCACGTACATACCTGTTAGCCCGCTGCGAACCATAATCCAACCATACACTCCAATAAGTCCGCCCCATAAGAAAAGTATGCCAATGCGTTTAAAGAAGGCTTTGTCTAACCATTTTTTCCAAACAAAAAATGAGAAAGGAATGATGAATGCAAAGCCCATAAAGCGCGCCCAAAAACGATGGAAGTATTCCCAGAAATATATCCACTTGAATTCGCTTAGCGCCATATCTTGGTTAATGGTTTTAAAT
This genomic stretch from Chitinophagales bacterium harbors:
- a CDS encoding COX15/CtaA family protein, coding for MTETARKWVAAWLFAGCAMVFFQVIVGGVTRLTESGLSITEWKPVKGIVPPLNETEWQQEFELYKNITQFKTINQDMALSEFKWIYFWEYFHRFWARFMGFAFIIPFSFFVWKKWLDKAFFKRIGILFLWGGLIGVYGWIMVRSGLTGMYVPPIHLSIHLLLALSLFAYLVWLAIYVQNRNKAALYQLSNSTKNLTILLTVLVFIQIVLGGILSGMRAGLAYPTWPLMLGEFFPSALVTEKVSWSGFFQYNATDFWGRTFIQFTHRITAYSIWVLSVYMVFAEAKKSSWNQLPIGIKSLLLTVTLQAAIGIITVLNCTGKIPVFWGVAHQAGAMILLANVSLLWYYRKP